One stretch of Priestia megaterium DNA includes these proteins:
- a CDS encoding esterase-like activity of phytase family protein translates to MNKQKSGNYFKVLSIMALGSFLAISTPANAAKNNKEKADQPFQNKNWEYNIKETHNIGSLKMIGEQRIPFKKEFQGTVVGGLSGLSYNAKQGTWMMISDDKSDNSPARFYTAQLNYNNKNFDSVKLTGTNFLKQANGTNYPNQTQYAVKGGEVPDFESIRLDPKDGSVWYTSEGNRSLGLNPFVRHATGEGKYLGNLPLAKQFNMIPEHEIGPRDNLTFEGITFANDGNSLWVSMEAPSYQDGPVPTTTNGALSRITQYDRNGKLLAQYAYPIDAIPEKPGPGKYADNGVSEILSVNKHKLLTIERSGVQSADGTFKNYIRIYELDTRGASDISNIHSLQGHKFKPVKKRLILDLTTLGLSVLDNIEGISWGPKLLNGHDSLVLVSDDNFNRNQVTQLLAFEVLPK, encoded by the coding sequence ATGAATAAGCAAAAATCAGGCAATTACTTTAAAGTCTTGAGTATTATGGCATTAGGTTCCTTTTTAGCTATATCTACTCCTGCGAATGCAGCTAAAAATAATAAAGAAAAAGCTGATCAACCATTTCAAAATAAAAATTGGGAATACAATATAAAAGAAACGCATAATATTGGAAGCCTAAAAATGATTGGAGAGCAAAGGATCCCTTTTAAGAAAGAATTTCAAGGTACTGTTGTAGGAGGGCTATCAGGACTTTCCTATAACGCTAAGCAAGGTACATGGATGATGATAAGTGATGACAAATCGGATAACAGTCCTGCCCGTTTTTATACAGCTCAATTGAACTACAATAATAAGAATTTTGATTCGGTTAAACTGACAGGAACGAACTTTTTAAAACAAGCCAATGGTACAAACTATCCTAATCAAACGCAATATGCTGTAAAGGGAGGAGAAGTACCAGATTTTGAATCTATACGTCTAGATCCAAAAGACGGAAGTGTTTGGTATACAAGCGAGGGAAATCGTTCTCTTGGCTTAAATCCTTTCGTAAGGCATGCGACTGGAGAAGGGAAATATTTGGGTAATTTACCTTTAGCGAAACAATTTAACATGATACCAGAACACGAGATTGGACCACGTGATAATTTAACTTTTGAAGGAATTACCTTTGCAAACGACGGTAATTCCTTATGGGTTTCCATGGAAGCCCCTTCATATCAGGATGGGCCTGTACCTACAACAACTAATGGGGCGCTTTCACGAATTACACAATATGACCGTAATGGAAAGCTATTAGCACAATATGCATATCCTATTGATGCTATTCCGGAGAAGCCTGGCCCTGGTAAGTATGCAGATAACGGAGTATCAGAAATTTTATCTGTAAATAAACACAAACTTCTAACTATTGAACGTTCTGGTGTACAAAGCGCGGATGGAACATTTAAAAATTATATCCGTATTTATGAATTAGATACACGCGGGGCTAGTGATATCAGTAATATTCATTCACTACAAGGACACAAATTTAAACCTGTGAAAAAGCGTCTTATTCTGGATTTGACAACATTAGGTTTATCGGTACTGGACAATATTGAAGGGATATCCTGGGGGCCAAAACTTCTCAATGGACATGACAGTTTAGTTCTAGTTTCAGATGATAATTTCAATCGTAACCAAGTAACCCAACTCTTAGCATTTGAAGTATTGCCAAAATAG
- a CDS encoding GNAT family N-acetyltransferase: MVTKANENDLEEIIRNAVDAVQEATAYTFEPSHGQMENIIRKILDHGGYYLILKEKGYLKGWILLDISRDYFKQQNIGFIYEVYVLPNHRGKGYSKELIKAALEELYIQGCNEIERNTRSTNFYKEIGFVHHQR, encoded by the coding sequence ATGGTTACTAAAGCTAATGAAAATGATTTAGAAGAGATTATAAGGAATGCTGTAGACGCTGTTCAGGAAGCGACTGCTTATACCTTTGAACCTTCTCATGGACAAATGGAAAATATCATTCGAAAAATTTTAGATCATGGGGGATATTACCTTATATTAAAAGAAAAGGGCTATTTAAAAGGTTGGATTTTATTAGATATCAGTAGGGATTACTTCAAACAGCAAAATATTGGTTTCATTTATGAAGTATATGTTCTGCCTAACCATCGGGGAAAAGGTTATTCCAAAGAATTAATCAAGGCAGCCTTAGAAGAACTGTACATTCAAGGGTGTAATGAAATAGAGAGGAATACTCGCAGCACAAACTTTTATAAAGAAATAGGGTTTGTACATCATCAGAGGTAA
- a CDS encoding RNA degradosome polyphosphate kinase has translation METSSTDNRLMDLESPSFYNNRELSWLDFNKRVLEEAMDERNALLERYKFLSIFSSNLDEFFMVRVAGLLDQVKAGFNLPENKAGLTPKEQLNAISEITHTLVDKQDDVYIYELAPLLAKEHVKFVSITKITSTALSFLEAYFDKQIFPTLTPMAIDAYRPFPMLLNKSLNLAIRIEGKMQESTGDTASKIEKLAIVQVPAGLNRYIELPGDEGTRTFVLIEQVITQFIHKLFKGYQVKSVTPFRITRNADLTIHEDEAEDLLKEIEEELKKRKWGAAVRLEVQKHCHDQQMVNYLKDELEIHDKDIYYIQAPLDLTFLFSFYKSIQSTHEHLVVPSFIPQPPQDLEGEKDIFEKVLNEDVLLHHPYESFEPVVNFISQAADDPDVLAIKQTLYRVSGDSPIIKSLERAAEKGKQVTVLVELKARFDEENNVQWAKELEKAGCHVLYGMTGLKTHSKITLVLRQKKGVIQRFVHLGTGNYNDATARIYTDLGLITSDEQIGIDATNFFNYLSGYTEKPEYHHLSVSPFDIRDTFLDLINEEIAYHHQYGNGHIIAKMNSLTDKKIIIKLYEASNAGVKVDLIVRGVCCLRSGIKGVSENIKVRSIVGTFLEHTRIYCFHHNGEQKVFLSSADLMTRNMENRVEILFPILKDHLKQRIYTWLDLMLKDNSKAREQDSQGQYHYMERGGETEVVNSQELLCKMAYTAKSSKEMNNRSVNEFKHKLVKLGNASLGSLRKLMLL, from the coding sequence ATGGAAACATCAAGTACAGACAACAGATTAATGGATTTAGAGAGTCCTTCTTTTTATAATAACCGCGAACTAAGTTGGCTGGATTTTAATAAACGTGTATTAGAAGAAGCAATGGATGAGCGAAATGCTTTATTAGAACGATATAAATTTTTATCTATTTTCAGCTCGAATTTAGATGAGTTTTTTATGGTCCGTGTAGCTGGTTTACTGGATCAAGTAAAAGCTGGATTTAATCTACCTGAAAACAAGGCTGGGTTAACACCAAAGGAGCAACTAAATGCTATCTCTGAGATAACGCATACTCTTGTAGACAAGCAAGATGACGTATACATATATGAATTAGCCCCTCTATTAGCGAAGGAACATGTGAAATTTGTATCAATTACAAAAATAACCTCTACAGCATTATCTTTTTTAGAAGCCTACTTTGATAAGCAGATTTTTCCTACTTTAACTCCTATGGCTATTGATGCCTACCGGCCTTTTCCTATGCTTTTAAATAAATCTTTAAATCTTGCCATTCGAATTGAAGGGAAGATGCAAGAGAGCACAGGCGATACAGCGTCTAAGATTGAAAAGTTAGCAATTGTACAAGTTCCTGCAGGACTAAATCGTTATATCGAGTTGCCTGGGGATGAGGGGACAAGAACCTTCGTCTTAATAGAACAAGTTATCACCCAATTTATTCACAAATTATTTAAAGGCTATCAGGTTAAATCTGTAACGCCTTTCCGTATTACGCGAAATGCAGACTTAACCATCCACGAAGATGAAGCAGAAGATCTTCTAAAAGAAATAGAAGAGGAACTAAAGAAGCGTAAATGGGGGGCAGCTGTAAGATTAGAAGTACAAAAGCACTGCCACGATCAGCAAATGGTTAATTACTTAAAAGACGAACTAGAAATCCATGATAAAGATATTTATTACATTCAGGCACCTCTTGATTTGACGTTTCTTTTTTCATTCTATAAGTCTATTCAATCGACTCATGAACATTTAGTTGTCCCTTCATTTATCCCTCAACCCCCTCAAGACTTAGAAGGGGAGAAAGATATTTTTGAAAAAGTACTTAACGAAGATGTTTTACTTCATCATCCTTACGAGTCCTTTGAACCTGTCGTTAATTTTATTTCACAGGCTGCAGATGATCCAGACGTATTGGCTATCAAACAAACTCTTTACCGGGTAAGTGGAGATTCTCCTATTATTAAAAGTCTGGAACGAGCTGCAGAAAAGGGAAAACAGGTAACGGTTCTTGTAGAACTTAAGGCAAGGTTTGATGAAGAAAATAATGTACAATGGGCCAAGGAATTAGAAAAAGCAGGGTGCCATGTACTATATGGAATGACCGGTTTAAAAACACATAGTAAAATCACCCTGGTTCTGCGCCAAAAAAAAGGGGTAATTCAACGATTTGTCCATCTAGGAACAGGTAATTACAATGATGCTACGGCAAGGATTTACACGGATTTAGGTTTAATTACATCAGACGAACAGATAGGAATTGATGCAACCAACTTTTTTAATTACTTAAGTGGCTATACGGAGAAACCAGAGTATCATCATTTATCGGTTTCTCCATTTGACATAAGAGATACATTTTTAGATTTAATCAATGAAGAAATTGCTTATCATCATCAATATGGAAATGGCCATATTATTGCTAAAATGAATTCCCTAACAGATAAAAAAATTATCATAAAACTTTATGAGGCATCAAATGCAGGGGTGAAAGTTGATCTTATTGTACGTGGAGTTTGTTGCTTACGTTCAGGAATCAAAGGGGTTAGTGAAAATATCAAAGTCCGAAGTATTGTAGGGACATTCTTAGAGCATACGCGAATCTACTGTTTTCACCATAACGGAGAACAAAAAGTATTTTTATCATCTGCGGATCTCATGACACGGAATATGGAAAATCGAGTAGAAATTCTCTTCCCTATTTTAAAAGATCATTTAAAGCAAAGAATTTATACATGGTTAGATCTCATGCTAAAAGATAATTCAAAGGCTCGTGAACAAGATTCACAGGGACAGTATCATTATATGGAGCGCGGGGGTGAAACAGAAGTAGTTAACAGTCAAGAATTACTTTGTAAAATGGCTTATACCGCAAAGAGCTCTAAGGAAATGAATAATCGATCAGTAAATGAATTTAAGCACAAGTTAGTTAAACTAGGTAATGCCTCGTTAGGTAGCTTACGTAAATTAATGCTTTTATAA
- a CDS encoding FbpB family small basic protein, producing the protein MTQNLINENKNKIQQDKRLMDQIDERIDYRHEHAIKQRDSNNKE; encoded by the coding sequence ATTACACAAAATCTCATTAATGAAAATAAAAACAAGATCCAACAAGACAAAAGGTTAATGGATCAAATTGATGAACGTATTGACTATCGTCATGAGCATGCTATAAAACAAAGAGACTCAAACAATAAAGAATAA
- a CDS encoding IS3 family transposase (programmed frameshift), whose translation MEHKRAGKKYNDEFKKTIVDLYHAGNSVKDLSSEYGVSEVTIYKWVKAFTPISSEEGSLTPKELAEIQKENLRLKQELDIPKKGYGHIREKVTEAELNHFIETYKEQYSVQKMCEVLTIPRSSYYNSFKKTVSNREQENQKLTKEIQRIHLKSRERYGAPKIHKTLVNNGCYLSLKRVQRLMKRAGIRSITKKKYRPYPSKEKVIQLNNLLKRDFSTRTINEKWVADITYIPTVRDGWCYLASVLDLHSKKIVGYSFSRSMTSELVIEALQNAYTAQKPRKDLLLHTDLGSQYTSSEFTQHVHKYEMKQSFSQKGCPYDNACIVEFHAILKKEEVYHTQYTDYSAAKLAMFQFIEGWYNRNRIHSSLGYQTPQAIEDQMRKTA comes from the exons ATGGAACATAAACGTGCAGGCAAAAAATACAATGATGAGTTTAAGAAAACCATTGTGGATTTATATCATGCGGGAAACTCGGTTAAAGATTTAAGCAGCGAATATGGCGTATCAGAAGTAACAATCTATAAATGGGTGAAGGCATTTACGCCTATCAGTTCAGAAGAAGGTTCTCTAACACCGAAAGAATTAGCTGAGATTCAGAAGGAAAACCTTCGGTTAAAACAAGAATTAGATATTC CTAAAAAAGGCTATGGCCATATTCGCGAAAAAGTAACAGAAGCAGAGCTCAACCATTTTATCGAGACATATAAAGAGCAATACAGCGTTCAGAAAATGTGCGAAGTGTTAACGATTCCAAGAAGTAGCTACTACAACTCGTTCAAAAAAACGGTATCAAACCGCGAACAGGAAAATCAGAAGCTGACGAAAGAAATCCAACGAATTCATTTGAAAAGTAGAGAGCGTTATGGTGCTCCGAAAATTCATAAGACCTTAGTAAACAATGGGTGTTATCTAAGTCTAAAGCGTGTTCAGCGCTTAATGAAACGGGCAGGAATTCGTTCGATTACGAAGAAAAAATACCGTCCCTATCCGTCAAAAGAAAAAGTTATACAACTGAATAATCTGTTAAAACGAGATTTCTCTACCCGGACGATTAATGAGAAATGGGTGGCAGATATTACGTATATTCCTACAGTAAGAGATGGTTGGTGCTATTTAGCGTCGGTATTAGATTTACATTCTAAAAAAATCGTTGGGTATTCTTTTTCTCGTTCAATGACATCTGAACTGGTCATTGAAGCACTTCAAAACGCCTACACTGCTCAGAAGCCCCGAAAGGACTTACTTCTTCATACGGATCTTGGCTCACAATACACCAGTAGTGAGTTTACTCAGCATGTCCACAAATACGAGATGAAGCAGTCTTTCAGCCAGAAAGGTTGCCCTTATGATAATGCCTGTATAGTGGAGTTTCATGCCATATTAAAGAAAGAAGAAGTGTATCATACGCAATACACAGACTATTCAGCTGCAAAATTAGCTATGTTTCAGTTTATAGAAGGATGGTATAACCGAAACAGAATCCATAGTAGCCTCGGCTATCAAACCCCTCAAGCGATTGAGGATCAAATGAGAAAAACAGCTTAA
- a CDS encoding alpha/beta-type small acid-soluble spore protein: MANNKNSNTNELLVYGAQQAIDQMKYEIASEFGVNLGPDTTARANGSVGGEITKRLVQMAEQQLGGNSNR, from the coding sequence ATGGCAAACAATAAAAATAGCAACACAAATGAACTGTTAGTATATGGCGCTCAGCAAGCAATTGACCAAATGAAATATGAAATTGCTAGTGAGTTTGGCGTCAATCTTGGTCCTGATACAACTGCCCGTGCAAATGGATCAGTAGGTGGAGAGATTACAAAACGTCTTGTACAAATGGCGGAACAACAGCTTGGTGGCAATAGCAACCGATAA
- a CDS encoding sigma-70 family RNA polymerase sigma factor translates to MNILADVKPREEKTILSDEESVQAFQLGDEVAFNLLVKKYEYLVGSKVKVYFLLGGDREDLLQEAKLGLYKAARDFRIEGKSSFRGFAELCITRQLITAIKAGNRQKHSPLNNALSLNTSRNSKRAEDDITLMEILPHPYAVSPEKAAVESENKKEREYILQEMLSAIEQEVFALYMKGQTYIQISKNLDIPHKTVDNALCRIKKKMRHQMKHLYLQESS, encoded by the coding sequence ATGAACATATTAGCTGACGTAAAACCAAGAGAAGAAAAGACAATTTTAAGTGATGAAGAGAGTGTTCAAGCGTTTCAACTGGGCGACGAGGTTGCTTTCAACTTACTAGTAAAGAAATATGAATATTTAGTCGGTTCGAAGGTAAAAGTATACTTCCTATTAGGAGGAGATCGAGAGGATCTCTTACAGGAGGCAAAGTTAGGATTATATAAAGCTGCGCGAGATTTTAGAATAGAAGGGAAGAGTTCATTTAGAGGCTTTGCGGAGCTATGCATTACACGTCAACTTATTACAGCTATAAAGGCAGGGAATCGTCAAAAACATTCGCCTTTAAATAATGCTCTTTCTTTAAACACATCTAGAAATTCAAAACGAGCAGAAGACGACATAACCCTTATGGAAATACTTCCTCATCCTTACGCAGTAAGTCCGGAAAAGGCGGCTGTAGAAAGCGAGAATAAAAAAGAGAGAGAATACATCTTGCAAGAAATGTTATCAGCCATCGAACAAGAAGTGTTTGCCCTATATATGAAGGGTCAAACCTATATCCAAATCTCTAAAAACCTAGATATTCCTCACAAAACAGTGGATAATGCACTTTGCCGAATTAAGAAAAAGATGAGGCATCAAATGAAACACCTTTATTTACAGGAATCATCCTGA